The window CACCTCGATCTCGATCTAACTCTAACGATCTCTCTCACCTTGATCTCGATCTCACTCTCCGCTGTCGCCTCTATCTCATATCGCCTTTCCTTATTGCTCTGTCGCAAGAAGGTATTCTCCTTCTCTCCCTGTCGATTTAAGTTTTGCTATGTTTGATTTGTTTTCTGTGTGTAATTAATTGTTCTATTTTTACTGATTTTGAAATTGAACTTCGAATCAGAAAATAAGCATACAATTGTTGTTGCAGAACTTTGCTTCTTGTTGTTGTATACAATCTGAGGAAGGACTTGGTGCATCATGGAGAATATGAGTGCTTGCTGAACACCGTGGAAGCATGTGTCATTGATGCATGGCCTCAGTTGGTAAGAAGTTAAGAGATTAGAAATTCACCACTTGTCACTTAATACtgattattaattaactaattaattaattggatATTTCTTTAGTTGAATATGAGGATTGAGGAGTATTATGGTTTGTTGAGAAAGAATGTTGTTAATGTGTAGTTACAAATTTCCTTAGTTATTGTCTACATAATCACCTAATTTTGGTTGTTAATTATACTTATTTTagtattcttttgttgtaatagTATGGATTTGTTTGTTGCCATTGTGTTTATCTCAGAAAACAAGGTTCAATAATAAGGAGAATGTGAATGGATCAAATGCAAGGAAGGAGAACCCTTTGATTATATGGAACAATGGTCCTAATTTTGTTGGATATGAAGCCCCAAACCTTGATGATCGGGAATAAGTCACTGTGATTATTAAGAATGATGAAGCTGCTGTTGATGAGGTGgattaatcaattaatcattcaaatattataataagtccataaaattaaattttatgtataGATCATACTAAGGATTTGGTTAATAAATGATTGAATATGGGGCATGTTTGCGTTTTATTCTAGGGGCCTGAAGAGATAGATAACTACTATGGTCAAGATAAGGATCTAATTTCATTATGGACTCAACCATTAGAATGTGCATTAGGACAGCTTCTGTGGCAGTTACAACTTGGTGAGCatgtaagtatttttttaaaaattttttcattgTGGTATTGTTATTTTGATATCAAACTTTGCTCAAGTTGAGTTTATCCCTTTCAGTTCTATTTTCAAAGCTAAAAAGAATGGCAACAATGTTGAACACATCATTGTGTATTTATCAAAGCAGGTTCTGATCATTTTCTTATGTGAGTGTCTCTTTATATTCCTATTAGTGTATCAGCCAAATCAAGTGAATGATCTGATAATCAAATCTATTCTTGTTTAAGTGGAGATTCAATATTATCAGTCAATTCATTAAGAAGCCATTACTATTAAATGCATCGAATGAGTGAATGCTTTATCACAAGTACAAGAAATCATTACGAATCTTTGCTACAAATGTTTTACTGCACAACAACATGACACATTAAAATGTTCATCATATCATCATTTTATATAAAATGAACATTTATTAGGAACAACTTCTAAGAAAAAATGTTTAAACTTTGTAATGCAACAAATTTCCACAAAGACAATAATTCCATTGGTCACACAAGGCTTGAATGATACTCTTCTCATGCGCTTAGTCTGATTTATTTGGTGCATGAATGCAGTATGGAGTACAATGCTTCCTATGTGTGCCACTCTTTGTTTGCATACTTTGACAGAGATGACATTGCTCTCAAGGGATTTGCAAAGTAAGTAACATACATCTGTGAATTCACTTCTTCTGTTTCTCAAATGGGATTTAAATTTGAGTGTATTATATTTTGTTGAAAGTTGCAGGTTCTTTAAGGAATCaagtgaagaaaaaagagagcATGCTGAGAAGCTTATGAAGTATCAGGTTGGTGTTGGAACTCTTGGCTTTAAGGATGATTATGTTATGTTATGTGTGTTATGTTTTAAATACCTTAGTGGTCAAAATTTTATTGAAAGATCTTTAGGAAAAGGGAGAGAAATGATTATTATCTAACAAAAAGTAATTGACGTTGTATAGCCATATATCCAAATCATTTTCCTAAtgctcaattaattaattaagatcaCATACTTAGTGCCTTGAATGAATTGTTTGAGTTTGCTAGTGTTGTTGGTTACTACTTGGCTCTTATGATATATGTATAATGAGATATGTGATTTTGATTGGTTTAGAATATTCGTGTTGGTCGAGTAACACTGTATTCCATCACCGGTGCTCCCTCAGAATTTGCACAGGCTAAAAAGGGTGATGCACTCTATGGTAAGTTCTCAATAGTCATTTACCTTGATTTTTCTCTATTTTCAAGATGAGAGTTTTTTTATATATGCTACTTGCTCACTCACCTATGTTAGCACTAAACACTTTAGAGAACTTTCTCTGGTAACTATGATCATCAAGAAAAAAGTACAATGCTGGTAATTAATCATATTCTTCTTCTGCAAGTTCGTTCATTACCATATCTTTTAGGTAAATGTATTgtattctcttttttctttcttacaAAACATGCATGGAACTTTAATTTACTAACATATTTAATTAGGATTGCTTTTGCTAGTTCCTTCTTAATCTATATATCTGAAATTGGTTATAATATATTTCCTGTGTCTTCTGTCAATCTTAACTTTTGTAGatgttacatatatatttatgcaATCATGTTTGTGATCACTACTACTtagaaatgataaaataataaaaaaagtgctgctaattgatttttcatgatttaattaaaaatctcaattaagaacgaaaataaataatttgatgtttaacTGATGCTGTTTTGTTGCACATATATTATCATGATCTAACACTTTGATTTTAATTGTTGGTGCACCTAAAAAGAAATTAGTTTAATACTAATTGAACTATCCGTTGCCATCATTACTTTTAAGTGTTAAGAGTTTAGCGAATGATGACTGTGTTTGGCAGCATGCACCACTGAGAAATCAACACTTTTAATTTGCTACTTACATACAATGTATCGATTTCTACCCTTTTATGCTAATTACTGTGCTACATGGTTACTCAGATCACACTTTTGACTATAGTAAATGAATATTTAAATGATAATATATAATTGCATTCAcaatattttaaagaattttattttgatgtatctatagtatacaaaattttatataatagggcACTCTGTTTACTGATTGTGGGTGTCTCGAAAAGTTTCCTTAGAAGATGAGAGTTTTCTATTATGTCATATATCTGATTGCTTCTTTAATGTTTCCCTTTCCAGGTGTATCAAGTTgcattagtttttcttttttaactaGTCAGAGCAGTGTGAAAAGCTTTCTGATTCCATAAGCACTCCTGACCATGTTACTTTCAGAATCTCATTTTCTTAACTGCATACAATATTATGTGCTACTTTTTTGTAAATCAGAATATCAATGTAGATTTACAGGCTTAGTGTTGTAAGATATAAGTAGTAAATGTACCATGTACCATGAATTTGGATTGTGGATTGTAAGCCCTCAATGTACATTTGAATTGTAGATAATAAATTTGATGTATTTATGAATTTtgtctcttttaatttctatatttcGATATAGATATTGtgaatatttatgaattttgtctcttttaatttctatatttcGATACAGATATTGTGAATAATTAGTAAAaatctataattaaaaattaataacaatgaCTGATTTAGCGACCAATTTTAGATTTCAGGTCAGACATCAGCGACCGATTTTATTAGCAACCGATTTTACGACCGAGAAGTTGGTCGCTATTTAGCGACCAATTTTCTCAGCGACCACTTTAGCGACAAAAAAAGTGGTCGCCATTTAGTGACCGATTTTATTAGCGACCAATATCGTTTGATACTAGTTTGGTAGCATTGGTTTAAAATCGGCTGCTAATATCGATCGCTAACGGTTAGCGACCAAGGTTTTAGCGAACACCAGAATCGatcgctaaatcggtcgctaaattggTCTCCATTCCAgtaatttcttgtagtgaattAAATGAGAATTAAAAAGGATCCAAAAGATCATGCACTTACCAATGATTTTGTGGAGGTCCAGTATAAGTTGTACCATTCACTGATCTACCAATGACTTCCTGAAAATGTTAACTACTTTAGATTGAAAATCCAACACATAAGTATAGCAAAATTACAGTAAATTTCCAAGATTGGCATGTAGTATAAACCTTAATCCGAAGCTAAACATCTATATTTTTGTTGTGCGAATAAAAGTATCAAGGTAAATGTGTAACTCCAATATGAGTTAGAAAAGCTTGCCTGTAAAAAGAGAGGATCGTTTGAAACTACAACAATAGTTAAATGTGCATGCATTTTTCCAACGTATCCAACACGGTTGATATTTGACTGCTTTTGTAGTTAGTAATTATCTGGATAAAGGAATAGAACTCATTTATCTCATACAAAGTGTATattgatattataatttaaaGAGGGGAAAACActtgaaaattttcatgtttatagCCCTTATTTTTGTATCTGGAAAGGTCAAAAAATTTCTTTTGTCACAAGCTCATAATTCTTGTCCTTCACAATTTTCTCAAGGAGAACATAAATAGCAATGGGCTTAATAGCACCGTAAATAGGTGGAATAGAATGACCCTCTAAAGGCTTGCCCCCAAAGAGCAGCTTTGAACCTGGTGTCTCAAGTAATTGTTTCATGTGATCCAACATTGATTCAATTGTAAAACCTAAGCAACAAATTCAGAACCAAATAATTAGAATCAAAATTGAGTGATTAATCAACGTCAATTTCCTAAGTGTTAATCGTACAGAGTGATCCAAATAATTAGAACCAAAATCATAACCAAGAACAAATTCAGAAAGAAAACCCTTAGGAAGTAACAATTAGGACACCAAAAATTAAGAAAACTTAAAAATTCATAGACAACAAAAATATTGAAGAACAATATAGGTAACAATATTCAAATAACATATATTTACCTTCAGCAGAGCAGAAACCAGAAACCAAGCGATGCGTACGAGCAGGGACCAGAGGAACAATAGATGTAGAGGACCACCGTGGAGGAAGAACGACCGAGATTAACCAGAGCAGCAGAGGCAAAGGACCAGGGACCAGAGGGGCAGCACGAGCAGGAATGGCGATGCAGAGGAGGAGATGAAGACGAGCACCAACGGCGACGACGTATAAACTGATAACGATGCAAAGGAGATGAAGACGACCATGCACAGAAGACGACGAACGAGGCAAAGGAGAAGACGACGATGCAGAAGTCAATAGCAAAAGAGACACATGCGAGGCAAAACAGGAGACTGTGTGGGTGCTTCTTCTTCCAGGAGCTCCATCATTCAGCTACAGTGGTTGTGGAGGTGCAGAAAGGGTAAAGAAGGAGTGGAGGGGCAAAGAGAGTGAAGAAGGAGTGAATGTGAGACTTAGAGTTTTTACTTTTACCTTCTTTTacatttaacaatttttatttatgtttaataatgtaattaaatttttgtaagtttcaaaaattaatttttagttaacatttaaaatttgattattagtaagaattatatattaattttttgaaaaatataaaaaatatctataatttttaaaaattaattatttaatttttaattttttataaaaataattaataaatataaaaaatatttaaaaaattgaaatttatgaaataaaataaaattatcctgcaaaaaaaattatataaacaaatctttttttatccttaaaaatttgaatattttaaaatattttttttggtataaaaaatacttgtattttgtgacaaacaaataatttgtaataaataatattaaattttgtgataaattaatttgttgttacaaaacattggagtttttgaaataaaaggatattttgttacaaaatattttaatttttgcaacAATTTCAacatttgttataaaatattataaagttTTGTAACAAAACAACGATTTATTGCAAAAtccaacataatttgtaacaaaaaaaattaggttgttacaaaatattagaagcttttgtaacaaattgtattgttacaaaaaattattattctataATAATCAccaatttttgttacaaatgatcCATTTTCTTGTAGAGGCAGTAAAGGATGCGTTGCTCCAACCATTAAGAGTCTTTAACACATACATTCGGGTAACAAATGATAATGTGAAAAAGTTTTTACAACCAAGATACATTAGAAAAttatttcttaataaaaaaattgatataatggttataaaaccgttctttaaaatagtcaaagaaaacagtcttattttgtttctataaCGTAGTGAAAAATTAAACTTCAACAGCAACATTGTAAAAACCATTCTCTAAGACCATCTAatagaacggttttaaagtgttACAATTTTGGCAAAGGTTTTTATGCGTATCCTTTGTACAAatatttaaacaacaataaaaaactgTTGCCTAAAAACAAATCAGTGTAACGGTCATAAaatcgttctttaaaatagtcaaagagaatggttttattttgttgctataacgtagtgaaaaattgaacttcaacagcaacactttaaaaaccgttgtctaaaacCATCTAAGAGAACAGTTTTAAGGCATTGCAAATTTTGGCGTTGCTAAAGCCCATATTTGTGGTAGTGCTAAAAAAAATGTCCATTTTTGGCTAATTCATGGCACTCAATGTAAAAGAAGCATATATGGAAGAGGAAGAGGTGTCAAGCAATGCAGTTTTTGCGAAAAATCTAGCCATAGTTGATATTTGTTACAAGAAACACGGATACCTCCCAAGTCCTCAAAGAACAAAGAATGCAATTAATAATCTTACCCTTGCTGAGCTGAATAATGATGGTAGCAAAGTTGAGAGTTATTTTACTTTAGACAAAAAATAAGCACTACTTGCACTTCTTAACCAACAAGGACCTAAGACACAAATCCATAGTGTCAACCAAGTTACTGCTCTTCCCTCAAACCAAAGTATTGCTCACATCATGTTTCTATCTATGTTTAATTCGAGTTTCTAGGCATAGACTCAGGAACAACTAACCATActcatattcaattcaactttttAGTAAATATTATCATATCAAACCTGCAGTTATCAAGCTTCCTGATGGTACACACATTATCACTGATATTGCTGGTATAATAGTGTTTTCAGAATAGTTTAAATTGATTAGAGTCTTATTCATTctaaattttaagtttaatttgatTTCAGTTTTAAAATTGACCACTGACCTCAATTGTTTTTTCATTCTTGATGACTTAACATGTGAGTTTCAGGACAAGTATTCCAAGAAGACGATTGGTGTAGTTGGGCAAAGGAGGGGCTTGTATGCTT is drawn from Arachis hypogaea cultivar Tifrunner chromosome 12, arahy.Tifrunner.gnm2.J5K5, whole genome shotgun sequence and contains these coding sequences:
- the LOC112728124 gene encoding ferritin-1, chloroplastic isoform X1, with protein sequence MATMLNTSLCIYQSSMEYNASYVCHSLFAYFDRDDIALKGFANCRFFKESSEEKREHAEKLMKYQNIRVGRVTLYSITGAPSEFAQAKKGDALYGVSSCISFSFLTSQSSVKSFLIP
- the LOC112728124 gene encoding ferritin-1, chloroplastic isoform X2 — protein: MATMLNTSLCIYQSSMEYNASYVCHSLFAYFDRDDIALKGFAKFFKESSEEKREHAEKLMKYQNIRVGRVTLYSITGAPSEFAQAKKGDALYGVSSCISFSFLTSQSSVKSFLIP
- the LOC112728124 gene encoding ferritin-1, chloroplastic isoform X3, whose product is MEYNASYVCHSLFAYFDRDDIALKGFANCRFFKESSEEKREHAEKLMKYQNIRVGRVTLYSITGAPSEFAQAKKGDALYGVSSCISFSFLTSQSSVKSFLIP
- the LOC112728124 gene encoding ferritin-1, chloroplastic isoform X4 translates to MEYNASYVCHSLFAYFDRDDIALKGFAKFFKESSEEKREHAEKLMKYQNIRVGRVTLYSITGAPSEFAQAKKGDALYGVSSCISFSFLTSQSSVKSFLIP